TACGTTATTTTGCGTATGGGAGAATTTCTAAAAAATAACGCAATTGACTTTTTCCGACGAAGCAGAGAGTGATATGGAAAATGGAATTTAGCTATGTTCCATCTTGAACAAGCTCTTCAATTATCCCTTAAGTACACTCTCTTCATTTTTACGGGCTCATTTCCTAAAACTCATGACATAAAGGATTTGTTGAGACATGTGATCAATGTTACAAATAGTGAAAAACTCATGGATATTATGAAAAACGAGTCAGTAATTTTAGACCTCCTGGTTCAAGCATATATTGCTAGCCGTTACGTTCCAACGTCATACTCAGAGGAAACCGTTAAAAAGGTATACGAAGTACTGACTTCCTCCCCGCCATCAAAATGGCGAGGGTTCCTCCCATTGGTTCGGATTTACATCCCGCATCTGGGAGGCAGTCGCGAGGCTCAGAGAACCCCGCCCATACAAATTACACACAGCTACATAATCACGATGATCCTCAAAACCACACTTCTCACACTTAAGCATCCTATATCCATTTCCTTTCAGCTTATTACCGCACTTGGGGCAAGTAGTTGAACTATACGCTGGCTTAACGTATATCACGTTTAACCCATGTTTCTTAGCCTGCCACTCAATCCAGTACTGCACGCGTCTGTACTGCATCAAATATAACCTATCTCTGTAGTCTTTCTTCAACCCTTTCACGTGAGAAATCATCTTGTTCAAGTCTTCCAACACGATGTAGTTAGCGTTTAGCCTCTTTGCTTCATCAACAACCCATTTGCCAACTTTCCTAGCAAAGTCTTGTATAACGTTTCTTGCCTTTATATGAAAGCTCCTAATCCTATTGAGAATCCTCTTATTCTCCCTCCACCTTTTTTGATACCTCTTCTGCAGATTCTCAGCTAATTTCTTAAAATGAACAGCGTCATGGAGACGTGTTGGAATTTCTATAACTTGTTTATCATTACCTAACGTGATAAAGTCCATGTTTATGTCAACAGCTATAAGCCCCTTAACTTGCTTCTCTACTTGTACTTTCTTTTTCATTGTCACGTTAAGATACCAATTATCTCCTCTCTTAACTAGTCTTGCTTCTTTCACTTTGAAGTCCTTGTACTGTGAAAGATTGTGAGGATATCCCACTATTTTCACTTCTTCCCCCAGTATCTTTGCAGTCATCGTGTTGAAATCAACGGTATAGCTTAATTTTGGTGTTAACCATAAGGAAACGTTTCTTAGTACTGGAAATCTCCCTTTTTTGGGATTCTCTAACCAACTTTTATACACGGCAATGGCATCACGATAGCAATCTTGAGCAAGTTTTGATTTCAAACCAAATTTCTCCCTGAGGACTTCATACAATGCTTTGTGGACTTCTTTTAGAGAAGTGGTTTTGTGTTCATATAACCATTGTAGAACGAACCTCTTACCAGCCAAATAGCGTTCTGCTAAGGGCTCCAGAGCCGAGGAGCAGATCTTCATTTTGATTGTCACGATCTCCTCCTCGATGGAACTACCCTCACGGGTAGCTCGCTCTGGAGCCCTCAGCATATGTTTATTTCTGAAGAAACTGTTTAAAAACATTACGCGGGCATTCATCTCCGCCTTAAAAAAGGCGAAGCTTTCTGCCCGCATTTTTGTAATTCTTTTTGGTTCAGTAGCGAGAGGAAATTATAGAATAGATAGTGATGTCGATGTTTTAGTTATCACGTCAAAAGTCAAAGATGAATGGGATAGAGCTAAGATTTCTTTAATTCTCCATAACGCAATAATGGTAGAGGAACCTTTTGAGATCCATGTCGCAACTAAAGAGGAGTTTGAAAGTTGGTATAAACGTTTTATTAACGTTTATGAAGAATTCTAAATTGTAATGTAATAATAACTGTTATCCTAATTTAGATACGAACTGAAATACGTTACTAGATAATGTGAACTATCCCCACCCTTAGGACGAAGCGTCTCGTGATGTGAACTTCTACCCCCTTAACTCCCAGAGAGCTAAATGTAAACAGTAGAATAAGGGCAAGGAATCTGTACTTTGTGGTGTATTTGTAAATTATCTGGTTTTGAACGCTCTTTTTACCATGAAGAGAATACGAAAAATTGACGTAGATTTTGAAAAGCCCCACAAAGTAAAATGATTAAGGATATTCTCAAAAGAGTTCGTAATAGCTTTAAATGAATGTGTTATGTATTATGTAATGTGCAATAAAAATGAATTTTGATACTGTAACTGTTTCATTGTTGTTTGACGCTTTGCCTAAGGAGGCGTTTAATAGGCTTTTATCTAATGAGAAGGTTAAATTATACATTCCTACTATCCCTGTTGGTGGAATTCCATTTATGTTGAATTTTACTTTTAGTTATGATGATTTATCATTCACCGTATATAACGTTGGATTTCCTTCAAAGACTAAAACAATTTTTCAAGTAAATAGGAATATAAGTGATATGGAGGCATTAAGGGATGTAATAGAAAAGTTAGCGAGGGTGGGAGATTTAGTAGGTAGTGAATATTTGATTGAAATGCTTCTGTCATATACCCTAGATTATGAGTTAAAACGCGTTGAAAATCCGTTTAAGTCTGTGACTGGTTACGTTTTTGTTGATTTTGACATTAATTCTCCTCAAGATTTAAGGTTAACCAGTTACTTATTAGATGTGAGGATTGTCCCAAATTCTGCTAATCCAAAAAAGACGTCAGTCCAACTTGTATATAGGGATAAAAGGATAGACATAAATAAGATAGAGGAAATAATGAACAAGGTTAAAAAATTTTTAGAGGGTGAGAAATAATGAGTACCACTTATTCTGTTGCTCTTTCACCTTCAGTTATTACACCATTATCATCCGAAAGTTTGAATTATCAGATACAAATTACCTCTTTGCAAACTAACAATCTTGACCAATTTTTGAAAGATATTATGAAATTAATTCCCCCAATAAGCGATGTATTGCAAAATTTTGTATCTTACTTGCTGAAGATATTAACTGATATATCAAGCTTACTAGGGAAATTGCCCAATTCAGAAGTTTTAAATGATCCTAAGGTTCAAGAGATATTTCTTAAAAGATTATTGCAAGTAAAAAGCTATGGTATAAATATTATAGAAATTGATGTTGATAATGAAGGAGAACCAGCATTTTATGTTTCATATGAGGACTGGCTTAGATATGTAAAGGAATCGGACTTACAAGCTTTTGTGATTCCTACCCGAGGTAATCTAAATATAGAAAATGTATTAAAAGATCTTGGAATATATGATTATAAACTAGAGAGGAATGATAGGGGGTTAATCGTACATCTTACTAATTGTAACGAGGTGGATAGGGTAGAATATGTAGCTTTTATACTGCCTATTGCGAATGGTAAATATTCTCCTCAAGATAGGATAATTCCAACGTGTAAGGCTCCTCCAGATTATGAAAGGCACTTTTTGACTCAACTAAAACTAGGCGTTAGATATACTCAAGGTGTTTTGTATGTGCACTAATGTTGTTGTAGATACGAGTATACTTATCAAAAAAAGCCTTGGCATTTTTGAATATCTTAACAGTAAAGGATATAATCCCTTATTTCCTACGGTAGTTTTATATGAGTATATGAATTTTGTTAGAAAAAGATGGAATGAGCTTAGGAATAAGAAGAATATTAAAAGCGCCAGCGGAAGAGCCATTGGACATATTGAAACTGCTGATACGTTATTTAATTTAATTAAGGATAGAATAAGCAAAAATACCACTACTTTATTAAATCCTGATATTGATGATTTCATAAAAAGTTTACAAATATTAAAGGATGCCGACGTGGATGCGGGAGATGCAATAATTACGACTATTGCTGCAAAATTACAATACAAGGTTATTACGGGTGATAGAGATTGGGAAAGGCTCAAGGATTACGTAGATTATGAGATTCACTGATGAAGCTTCCAGGAAGTTCTCTTCGATTCTTGGTTTAACCATCTCGACTACGGGTTTGAGGAGGAAAAGTGTTCTTTGGATAGCATATCTTCTATTGGGGGAACGGGCATCATCACGTATTGAGGTTGTTGGATGGTTTCTGTATTCGTAGTATGATGCCCGCTTTCCTCAACTTAAGTATTACTCATGTTTTTCATTAATGAGATAGATTTCAAATAATTATTCACTGAATTTTTCTCACTCCGGGCACTCTCTCGTGGCTTAGTAGTTAGTGTAATTGTAATAGAAGCCATTTTATAACTTAATTATAATATTAAATTAAAATTTATAATAGATTTCCTTTAAACCGTGTTAATCAACTATACCCCTAATTATTTAGGGATTTAAATTTAAGACACGCATCTAATCTATCATTATGATTCCAATTAGTGTCATGATAACAAATATGGGAACCGTTTCCTTTCAAGTTAAGGGGGAGTATAGCCCAAGGAATCCTAGCAGGTTCAGTCAGGTTTTTAGACCAGTTATAACATGGAATATGACATATAAATGTAATCTCAATTGTATACATTGCTATATAAACGCCTCTCCCACTAGAGAAGACGGCCTTACGACTGAGGAAGCCATTAATCTAATTGATCAAATGGCAGAGATAAAGATACCATTACTTATTATGAGTGGTGGAGAGCCATTAATGAGAAGAGACTTTCTGAATTTATCAAAATATGCGTCAGAAAAAGGAATCAAATTAGCTCTCTCTACTAATGGAACTCTAATAAGCGAGAAAATGGCTCAAATGTTGAAAGAGATAGGATTTGTGTATGTAGGAATTAGTTTAGACAGCCCTAGTCCAGAATTTCATGATAAATTTAGGGGGCTAAATGGAGCATTTGAAATGACTATTAAAGGAATTAAGAATGCCATTAACGCCGGTTTAAATGTAGGGTTAAGATTTACCATAACGTCAAAAAATATTGATGATTTAGACTCATATGTCAACCTTGCATTAAAATTGGGAGTGAAGAGGATTACATTTTATCATATATCGGCAAGCGGAAGAGGAAAGGAGTTGAGAGATTGGATGTACACCCCAGAACAATATACTAGATTCATGGATAGGCTAATAGAGTATGCTAGAAAACTTAAGGGGATAATTGAAATTGAAACAACGTTAGCTCCATATGATGGTATTTACATTGCTAAAAAATTGGCAAGAGATGAGAACGAATTAAATGAGTATTTACGCTTTGTTGAAAACAGCGGAGGCTGTGGAAGGAAAATGATCTCAATATATCCTAATGGTGATGTTTACCCTTGTCAGTTTATAGATTTTCATAAGTTGGGTAATGTGAAAGAGAAACCACTCAAGGACATTATACAAAATATTCCAGATATTTTCATAAATACTCACAAATATTTAACTGGAAAATGTGCGTCATGTGAGTATAAAGCGTACTGTAAAGGAGGAGATAGAGCAAGAGCATATTATTGGTATGGTAACCTATATGGAGATGACCCACTATGCCCTTTGAGGAATCTCCACATTTAGTGTTCTGGGAAGTAACGAAATCTTGCCCTTTAACATGTAAACATTGTAGGGCTAACGCAATAGATAGACCTCTGCCGGGAGAACTAAATACTGAAGAAGGAAAAAGGCTATTAGAGGATATAGCAGGATTTGGAAGAGTTGTAGTAGTTTTCACGGGTGGAGATCCCTTATCTAGGCAAGACATATTTGAATTGATGGATTACGCTAAGTCATTAGGGCTGGTAGTTTCAATTGCCCCAGCTCCATCTCA
The nucleotide sequence above comes from Sulfolobus tengchongensis. Encoded proteins:
- a CDS encoding nucleotidyltransferase domain-containing protein, with the protein product MELPSRVARSGALSICLFLKKLFKNITRAFISALKKAKLSARIFVILFGSVARGNYRIDSDVDVLVITSKVKDEWDRAKISLILHNAIMVEEPFEIHVATKEEFESWYKRFINVYEEF
- a CDS encoding PIN domain-containing protein — translated: MCTNVVVDTSILIKKSLGIFEYLNSKGYNPLFPTVVLYEYMNFVRKRWNELRNKKNIKSASGRAIGHIETADTLFNLIKDRISKNTTTLLNPDIDDFIKSLQILKDADVDAGDAIITTIAAKLQYKVITGDRDWERLKDYVDYEIH
- a CDS encoding radical SAM/SPASM domain-containing protein, whose amino-acid sequence is MIPISVMITNMGTVSFQVKGEYSPRNPSRFSQVFRPVITWNMTYKCNLNCIHCYINASPTREDGLTTEEAINLIDQMAEIKIPLLIMSGGEPLMRRDFLNLSKYASEKGIKLALSTNGTLISEKMAQMLKEIGFVYVGISLDSPSPEFHDKFRGLNGAFEMTIKGIKNAINAGLNVGLRFTITSKNIDDLDSYVNLALKLGVKRITFYHISASGRGKELRDWMYTPEQYTRFMDRLIEYARKLKGIIEIETTLAPYDGIYIAKKLARDENELNEYLRFVENSGGCGRKMISIYPNGDVYPCQFIDFHKLGNVKEKPLKDIIQNIPDIFINTHKYLTGKCASCEYKAYCKGGDRARAYYWYGNLYGDDPLCPLRNLHI
- a CDS encoding RNA-guided endonuclease TnpB family protein; the encoded protein is MLRAPERATREGSSIEEEIVTIKMKICSSALEPLAERYLAGKRFVLQWLYEHKTTSLKEVHKALYEVLREKFGLKSKLAQDCYRDAIAVYKSWLENPKKGRFPVLRNVSLWLTPKLSYTVDFNTMTAKILGEEVKIVGYPHNLSQYKDFKVKEARLVKRGDNWYLNVTMKKKVQVEKQVKGLIAVDINMDFITLGNDKQVIEIPTRLHDAVHFKKLAENLQKRYQKRWRENKRILNRIRSFHIKARNVIQDFARKVGKWVVDEAKRLNANYIVLEDLNKMISHVKGLKKDYRDRLYLMQYRRVQYWIEWQAKKHGLNVIYVKPAYSSTTCPKCGNKLKGNGYRMLKCEKCGFEDHRDYVAVCNLYGRGSLSLATASQMRDVNPNQWEEPSPF